A stretch of Anaeromyxobacter dehalogenans 2CP-1 DNA encodes these proteins:
- a CDS encoding RHS domain-containing protein codes for MTVRRIQRSAVYRRKTPVVGRIRFAYDARGNLLQRTTDHVVVTYSYDGLDRVRTVAASDTWDDKQVSYEHRYDERGHAGLLTTTVEPDRVVEIDYDAAGRQSRVVATQVDGGAPIVTEYGYDVDGYVETVTYPSGLVVKADRDPASREIRKLSTSDGTIVFADAISRWPGGPLKAFVFGNGQSFSQTVNLRYEPASIRSGPLALDYMMTASGDVSMVQDGGSSSRFAYDFRDRLIGFSPGFGPGSDLTHRYASSSQYTSSPVVTDRIRDSGVPGASGFALTHAYDYDWQTNVSSIAAYSDGQAHAVMCLRHDPLGRLTLVGAGVNSGGDGISCARDSDVTEPTARFKYDAQGRRIARWVAVTGQWTHFVFGPAGELLSELVFTNDPSRPWMPLREYVWLDGRPLAQLEYTPSQAAPRPYYFHLDHIGMPRALSSPEGVTVWSAATKPYGEVSETMTPDPATGRTVVTNLRLPGQYDERLLGSLGLQGPYYNWNRWYLPGVGRYLELDPIASRGFFNSGYGVDWYGYAGQNAVRYTDRRGLYWAPPPPWWTGIGAAIGTGIGIGIGILWPAPTGGDPCENSPRGCAEPGPGQGDSSDPGPGAGGGAGGGGGGCPPKDPCRVQYEEATVRCADWYTSGDDAQYDACMERAWKNYIRCINGLPWKQNP; via the coding sequence GTGACCGTACGGCGGATACAGCGTTCAGCAGTCTACCGTCGCAAGACGCCCGTCGTCGGGCGGATACGCTTCGCCTACGATGCCCGCGGCAACCTGCTCCAGCGCACGACCGATCACGTGGTCGTGACGTACTCGTACGATGGTCTCGACCGCGTGAGGACCGTGGCTGCGAGCGACACCTGGGATGACAAGCAGGTCTCGTACGAGCACCGGTACGACGAGCGCGGCCACGCTGGCCTCCTCACCACCACCGTTGAGCCGGATCGCGTCGTCGAGATCGACTACGACGCCGCCGGGCGGCAGAGCCGCGTGGTCGCTACGCAGGTAGACGGCGGCGCGCCAATCGTGACGGAGTACGGCTACGATGTGGATGGGTACGTCGAGACAGTGACGTACCCGTCAGGACTCGTCGTGAAGGCAGACCGCGATCCCGCGTCGCGCGAGATTCGGAAGTTGAGCACCTCCGACGGCACGATCGTGTTCGCGGATGCGATCTCGAGGTGGCCCGGCGGTCCGCTGAAGGCCTTCGTGTTCGGGAATGGCCAGAGCTTCAGCCAGACCGTCAACCTCCGGTACGAGCCCGCGTCGATCCGTAGCGGCCCGCTTGCGCTCGACTACATGATGACGGCGAGCGGCGACGTCAGCATGGTCCAGGACGGCGGCAGCTCCTCGCGATTTGCCTATGACTTTCGCGACCGGCTGATCGGCTTCAGCCCGGGATTCGGCCCGGGTTCCGATCTGACGCATCGGTACGCCTCCTCGAGTCAGTACACGTCGTCGCCGGTTGTCACGGATCGCATCCGCGACTCCGGCGTTCCAGGTGCGTCTGGCTTCGCGCTCACCCATGCCTATGACTACGATTGGCAAACCAACGTCAGCTCGATCGCCGCGTACTCGGACGGTCAGGCGCACGCGGTCATGTGCCTTCGGCACGACCCGCTGGGCCGCCTGACGCTCGTCGGCGCCGGCGTCAACTCGGGAGGCGATGGAATCTCGTGTGCGCGCGACTCGGACGTGACCGAGCCGACGGCTCGATTCAAGTACGACGCTCAAGGGCGGCGCATCGCGCGCTGGGTCGCTGTCACGGGGCAGTGGACGCACTTCGTGTTCGGCCCGGCAGGCGAGCTGCTGTCTGAGCTGGTGTTCACGAACGATCCGTCGCGGCCGTGGATGCCGCTGCGGGAGTACGTTTGGCTGGATGGACGGCCCCTCGCGCAGCTCGAGTACACGCCATCGCAGGCGGCTCCCAGACCGTACTACTTCCACCTGGACCACATCGGCATGCCTCGGGCGCTATCGAGCCCAGAGGGAGTCACGGTCTGGTCCGCGGCCACGAAGCCCTATGGGGAAGTCAGCGAGACGATGACGCCCGATCCCGCCACCGGGCGAACGGTCGTGACGAACCTGCGGCTGCCGGGGCAGTACGACGAGCGGCTGCTCGGCAGCCTGGGGCTCCAGGGGCCGTACTACAACTGGAACAGGTGGTATCTGCCGGGGGTGGGAAGGTATCTGGAGTTGGACCCGATTGCCTCGCGCGGGTTCTTCAACTCGGGCTACGGCGTGGACTGGTACGGGTATGCGGGCCAGAACGCGGTGCGCTACACCGACCGGAGAGGCTTATACTGGGCACCTCCGCCGCCGTGGTGGACAGGGATCGGTGCTGCAATTGGCACCGGTATCGGCATAGGCATCGGGATCTTGTGGCCAGCGCCGACCGGAGGAGATCCTTGCGAAAACAGCCCGCGAGGGTGCGCGGAACCTGGGCCGGGTCAAGGAGATAGTTCGGACCCTGGACCGGGAGCCGGGGGAGGGGCGGGGGGCGGTGGCGGTGGTTGTCCGCCCAAGGATCCATGCCGCGTCCAGTACGAAGAGGCTACGGTTAGGTGCGCTGATTGGTACACGTCTGGCGACGACGCCCAGTACGACGCGTGCATGGAGCGCGCATGGAAGAACTATATCCGGTGTATTAATGGCCTTCCCTGGAAGCAGAACCCATAG
- a CDS encoding RHS repeat-associated core domain-containing protein, protein MGGRQWLTSASPNAAWASPRPPCSCWPSSPARPPPPRRPRVRTATIAGTVVEPIDGAPYCFVRLGTRCELGFTNDPSRPWTPLREYVWLDGRPLAQLEYTPSQAAPRPYYFHLDHIGMPRALSSPEGVTVWSAATKPYGEVSETMTPDPATGQTVVTNLRLPGQYDERLLGSLGLQGPYYKWNRWYLPSVGRYMELDPLALEGGFDGVGWYAPDWYNYGDGNPLTNVDPTGRQTFVSLELCDSEVRGG, encoded by the coding sequence GTGGGAGGGCGGCAGTGGCTGACGTCCGCTTCACCGAACGCGGCTTGGGCATCACCACGGCCTCCGTGCTCGTGCTGGCCCTCCTCTCCTGCACGTCCCCCACCGCCCCGCCGCCCGCGGGTCCGAACGGCCACCATCGCCGGGACCGTCGTCGAGCCGATCGATGGGGCTCCGTACTGCTTCGTCCGGCTTGGGACGCGTTGTGAGCTGGGGTTCACGAACGATCCGTCGCGGCCGTGGACGCCGCTGCGGGAGTACGTTTGGCTGGATGGACGGCCCCTCGCGCAGCTCGAGTACACGCCATCGCAGGCGGCTCCCAGACCGTACTACTTCCACCTGGACCACATCGGCATGCCTCGGGCGCTATCGAGCCCAGAGGGAGTCACGGTCTGGTCCGCTGCCACGAAGCCCTATGGGGAAGTCAGCGAGACGATGACGCCCGATCCCGCCACCGGACAAACGGTCGTGACGAACCTGCGGCTCCCGGGGCAGTACGACGAGCGGCTGCTCGGGAGCCTCGGGCTCCAGGGGCCGTACTACAAGTGGAACAGGTGGTATCTGCCGTCGGTCGGCAGGTACATGGAGTTGGACCCGTTGGCGCTGGAGGGTGGGTTCGATGGGGTCGGCTGGTACGCGCCCGACTGGTACAACTACGGGGACGGAAACCCGCTGACCAACGTGGACCCGACCGGGCGTCAGACGTTCGTGTCCCTAGAATTGTGTGATTCGGAAGTTCGCGGAGGGTGA
- a CDS encoding M1 family metallopeptidase: MAHPTDDRNFRLPSTVRPTGYDASLAVDLDGRRFASRIRIGLALAAPSTELVLHAAALEISRAVVTAGEARREAAVRLAPASETAVLSFDAPVPAGPAVLELEFAGAIVSGLRGLYLAGPGLAATQFEAADARRVFPCLDEPGFKAPWRLTVEAPRDAVVLSNGRPEAIEEVERGAIRRVRFAETPPLPTYLVALVVGRLEALPEISVRGVPVRTWATPEKLALTGFGQDVAVEVLPRLEDYFGVPYAFGKLDQAGLPEFEAGAMENAGLVTYREVALLLDPATASLAQKKRVAEVVTHELAHQWFGNWVTMTWWDDLWLNEAFATWMAFKTVDAWNPGWRVWLEFDQGKAAAMHLDALRSTHPIRADVNNVAEAGEAFDLITYEKGGAVLRMIEGYLGEERFRDGIRLYMRRHARANAVADDLWGALAEASREPVVELANAWIRQPGFPLVTASRAGRTLRLEQQRFWSDPARAGDEPAAGWPVPLVLRVGQGGKVTEQRVLLRGRSAEVTLAGDGEPDWVCANAGATGFYRVRYDAAGLAALGRNLAALAPAERIQLLSDEWALVRAGAREIGAFLDLCDRFAGEEDHAVLDELVARLATVEHRLVADADRPALRGFVARLFAPQLAVTGWDAAPGEPDTVRLRRAAAVRALGLVARAPGPAQEARERLDRWLAGDRAAVEPNLHDALVAMVARDGDAARFDAFQGLFRKEADPAFRRRYLLAQAAFEDPVLAARGIEVLLGGEEVPLQDVASYSAALLANRTARGPYWARLRGEWDALLGRVQGAPMLLRRVVEGMGALVERRELEEAEAFLAAHPVEEARQAIAQTLERLRQDVELRERTTAQVGAWLARGGR, translated from the coding sequence ATGGCGCACCCGACCGACGACCGCAACTTCCGCCTCCCCTCCACCGTCCGCCCGACCGGCTACGACGCCAGCCTGGCGGTGGACCTGGACGGCAGGCGCTTCGCCAGCCGGATCCGGATCGGGCTCGCGCTCGCCGCCCCGTCCACGGAGCTGGTGCTGCACGCGGCCGCCCTCGAGATCTCCCGCGCCGTGGTCACGGCCGGCGAGGCCCGGCGCGAGGCGGCGGTGCGGCTCGCGCCGGCGAGCGAGACGGCCGTGCTCTCCTTCGACGCGCCGGTGCCGGCGGGCCCGGCCGTGCTCGAGCTGGAGTTCGCGGGCGCCATCGTCAGCGGCCTGCGCGGCCTGTACCTGGCCGGCCCGGGGCTCGCGGCGACGCAGTTCGAGGCCGCCGACGCGCGGCGGGTGTTCCCGTGCCTCGACGAGCCGGGCTTCAAGGCGCCGTGGCGGCTCACGGTCGAGGCGCCCCGCGACGCGGTGGTGCTCTCCAATGGGCGGCCGGAGGCCATCGAGGAGGTCGAGCGCGGCGCCATCCGGCGGGTGCGCTTCGCCGAGACCCCGCCGCTGCCCACGTACCTCGTGGCGCTGGTGGTGGGCCGGCTCGAGGCGCTGCCGGAGATCTCGGTGCGCGGCGTCCCCGTGCGAACCTGGGCCACGCCCGAGAAGCTGGCCCTCACCGGCTTCGGCCAGGACGTGGCGGTGGAGGTGCTGCCGCGGCTCGAGGACTACTTCGGCGTGCCGTACGCGTTCGGCAAGCTCGACCAGGCCGGCCTGCCCGAGTTCGAGGCGGGCGCGATGGAGAACGCGGGCCTCGTCACCTACCGCGAGGTGGCGCTGCTGCTCGACCCCGCCACCGCCTCCCTGGCGCAGAAGAAGCGGGTGGCGGAGGTGGTGACCCACGAGCTCGCGCACCAGTGGTTCGGCAACTGGGTGACGATGACGTGGTGGGACGACCTGTGGCTCAACGAGGCGTTCGCCACCTGGATGGCGTTCAAGACCGTGGACGCCTGGAACCCGGGCTGGCGGGTGTGGCTGGAGTTCGACCAGGGCAAGGCCGCGGCGATGCACCTCGACGCGCTCCGCTCGACGCACCCGATCCGCGCCGACGTGAACAACGTCGCCGAGGCCGGCGAGGCGTTCGACCTCATCACCTACGAGAAGGGCGGGGCGGTGCTCCGCATGATCGAGGGCTACCTCGGCGAGGAGCGCTTCCGCGACGGCATCCGGCTGTACATGCGCCGCCACGCCCGCGCGAACGCCGTCGCCGACGACCTGTGGGGCGCGCTCGCCGAGGCCTCGCGCGAGCCGGTGGTCGAGCTCGCGAACGCCTGGATCCGCCAGCCCGGCTTCCCGCTCGTGACGGCGTCGCGCGCCGGCCGCACGCTGCGGCTGGAGCAGCAGCGCTTCTGGTCGGACCCGGCGCGGGCCGGGGACGAGCCCGCCGCCGGGTGGCCGGTCCCGCTGGTGCTGCGGGTGGGGCAGGGCGGGAAGGTCACCGAGCAGCGGGTGCTGCTGCGCGGGCGGTCCGCCGAGGTGACGCTGGCCGGCGACGGAGAGCCGGACTGGGTGTGCGCGAACGCCGGCGCCACGGGCTTCTACCGCGTGCGGTACGACGCCGCCGGCCTCGCCGCGCTGGGTCGCAACCTGGCGGCGCTCGCGCCCGCGGAGCGGATCCAGCTCCTCTCCGACGAGTGGGCGCTGGTCCGGGCCGGCGCGCGCGAGATCGGGGCGTTCCTCGACCTGTGCGACCGGTTCGCCGGCGAGGAGGACCACGCGGTGCTCGACGAGCTGGTGGCGCGCCTCGCCACCGTGGAGCACCGGCTGGTGGCGGACGCGGATCGGCCGGCGCTCCGGGGCTTCGTGGCGCGCCTGTTCGCGCCGCAGCTCGCCGTCACCGGCTGGGACGCGGCGCCCGGCGAGCCGGACACGGTGCGGCTCCGCCGCGCCGCCGCGGTGCGCGCGCTCGGGCTGGTGGCCCGCGCGCCCGGGCCGGCGCAGGAAGCCCGCGAGCGGCTCGATCGCTGGCTCGCCGGCGACCGCGCCGCGGTCGAGCCCAACCTGCACGACGCGCTCGTGGCCATGGTGGCGCGCGACGGCGACGCCGCGCGCTTCGACGCGTTCCAGGGACTGTTCCGCAAGGAGGCCGACCCCGCCTTCCGCCGCCGCTACCTGCTGGCACAGGCCGCGTTCGAGGATCCGGTCCTCGCCGCCCGGGGCATCGAGGTGCTGCTCGGCGGGGAGGAGGTCCCGCTGCAGGACGTGGCCTCCTACTCCGCGGCGCTGCTCGCCAACCGGACCGCGCGCGGGCCGTACTGGGCCCGGCTGCGCGGCGAATGGGACGCGCTGCTCGGGCGCGTGCAGGGGGCGCCCATGCTGCTGCGCCGCGTGGTGGAGGGAATGGGGGCGCTGGTGGAGCGGCGGGAGCTGGAGGAGGCCGAGGCGTTCCTGGCCGCGCACCCGGTCGAGGAGGCGCGCCAGGCCATCGCGCAGACGCTGGAGCGGCTCCGCCAGGACGTGGAGCTGCGCGAGCGGACCACCGCCCAGGTCGGCGCGTGGCTGGCGCGCGGCGGACGCTAG
- a CDS encoding tetratricopeptide repeat protein — MSLWRRSMKDEDNPLRAASELARAGKLGEAIACLEEALARSRPSASRPANTALLAKTAGLLCDQDGDLLRAASYYDEAIATEGPQPFTLVALADVYFRLGRVREAQACHARAASLARSSGDEDAQTVVAAARAKWEGGSG; from the coding sequence ATGAGTCTCTGGAGGCGGTCCATGAAGGATGAGGACAACCCGCTTCGAGCTGCTTCCGAACTCGCTCGGGCAGGCAAACTTGGCGAAGCCATCGCTTGCCTGGAGGAAGCGTTGGCTCGTAGCCGGCCAAGCGCTTCTCGGCCAGCCAACACCGCTCTATTGGCCAAAACGGCGGGGCTTCTTTGCGACCAGGACGGGGACCTCTTGAGGGCGGCGAGCTATTACGATGAGGCGATTGCCACCGAAGGTCCGCAGCCATTCACGCTTGTCGCGCTGGCTGACGTCTACTTTCGACTCGGTCGAGTCCGCGAGGCTCAGGCGTGCCATGCGCGAGCAGCGTCTTTGGCTCGGTCAAGCGGCGATGAAGATGCTCAGACCGTAGTCGCGGCTGCCCGCGCAAAGTGGGAGGGCGGCAGTGGCTGA
- a CDS encoding zinc-dependent alcohol dehydrogenase family protein, with product MRAMVLARPGAPLAPAELPDPVPGPGELRLRVGACGVCRTDLHVADGELPDPKLPLVLGHEIVGRVDRVGAGVTRFRPGDRVGIPWLGWTCGRCAACRSGRENLCSAARFTGYHRDGGYAELAVADARYAFAIPGDYEDADAAPLLCAGLIGHRAWAPVRGAQRLGLYGFGAAAHLVVQLARHAGQRVFAFTRPGDAEAQAFALQLGAEWAGASGEVPPEPLDAAILFAPVGALVPIALRDVVPGGTVVCAGIHMSDIPSFPYALLWGERTLRSIANLTRADGDALLALAPEVPLRTEVVPYPLERANDALADLRAGRLRGAAVLVP from the coding sequence ATGCGCGCCATGGTCCTCGCCCGCCCGGGCGCCCCGCTCGCCCCGGCGGAGCTCCCCGATCCCGTCCCCGGACCCGGCGAGCTGCGGCTGCGGGTGGGCGCCTGCGGCGTGTGCCGCACCGACCTGCACGTCGCCGACGGGGAGCTGCCGGACCCGAAGCTGCCGCTGGTGCTCGGCCACGAGATCGTCGGGCGGGTGGATCGGGTCGGGGCCGGGGTGACCCGCTTCCGGCCCGGCGATCGGGTGGGGATCCCGTGGCTGGGCTGGACGTGCGGCCGGTGCGCGGCCTGCCGGAGCGGCCGGGAGAACCTGTGCAGCGCGGCGCGGTTCACCGGCTACCACCGCGACGGCGGCTACGCCGAGCTGGCCGTCGCGGACGCGCGCTACGCGTTCGCCATCCCCGGGGACTACGAGGACGCCGACGCGGCGCCGCTGCTCTGCGCCGGCCTCATCGGCCACCGCGCCTGGGCGCCGGTCCGCGGCGCCCAGCGACTCGGCCTCTACGGCTTCGGGGCCGCGGCGCACCTGGTGGTGCAGCTCGCCCGGCACGCGGGGCAGCGCGTGTTCGCGTTCACCCGGCCCGGGGACGCCGAGGCGCAGGCGTTCGCGCTGCAGCTCGGGGCCGAGTGGGCCGGCGCCTCGGGCGAGGTGCCGCCCGAGCCGCTCGACGCCGCCATCCTGTTCGCGCCGGTGGGCGCGCTCGTGCCCATCGCGCTCCGCGACGTGGTGCCGGGCGGCACCGTGGTCTGCGCTGGCATCCACATGAGCGACATCCCCTCGTTCCCGTACGCGCTGCTGTGGGGCGAGCGGACCCTCCGCTCGATCGCGAACCTCACCCGCGCCGACGGCGACGCGCTGCTCGCGCTCGCGCCCGAGGTCCCGCTCCGCACCGAGGTCGTCCCGTACCCGCTGGAGCGCGCCAACGACGCGCTCGCCGACCTCCGCGCCGGCCGGCTGCGCGGGGCGGCGGTGCTGGTGCCGTGA
- a CDS encoding HNH endonuclease signature motif containing protein, with product MNAAHATAGLDAAALDAALARHAPPRVELPPFTPAEIEAWFRGGELEGDVGEHLLVWAARMRGCLDVELAEGLTALRRGDRLAALGCHLDDYAREALDLGKRAAENLARLGAGLRERPLLREALRAGRVRLRAAETILPVAVGEAEAAWVERAGRETVRALEAAVRAARALGDGAGGAVGDDEDEAWVELRTQLPPDERRVLDEALALARELEPGSSRIEQLEVLAQEYLAEHPGDPDGDDSRPLGPGFRARGPESTRRGATASLGPDGWAELPDVPALPAPELSFHESLSAQELDARLRALAECRAGWERIIGLCGYAVKRSGMHRLSGYGSFREYVEERLGLPARAVEQRVALEARLAAAPALEEARQRGVSYEKLRVLARLQESDIARWIPRALEATCVALRREVEGEREGQLRARGQLVASLPRGVAVLLAAAIASVRERHGPALSTGTCLAVIAFHFLATWGDAPGGSRTRSRRIRERDSGWCQVPGCSRHAAHAHHIDFRSHGGSDASENLVGLCAFHHLRCIHGGHLSVQGRAPGGLVWLLGGQVWTGPHRRGGDATDRAAAAAC from the coding sequence ATGAACGCCGCGCACGCCACCGCCGGATTGGACGCCGCCGCGCTGGACGCGGCCTTGGCGCGCCACGCGCCGCCGCGGGTCGAGCTGCCGCCGTTCACGCCTGCCGAGATCGAGGCGTGGTTCCGCGGAGGCGAGCTCGAGGGCGACGTGGGCGAGCATCTCCTCGTCTGGGCGGCGCGGATGCGGGGGTGCCTCGACGTCGAGTTGGCGGAAGGGCTCACGGCGCTGAGGCGGGGCGACCGGCTGGCGGCGCTGGGGTGTCACCTCGACGACTACGCCCGCGAGGCGCTCGACCTGGGGAAGCGCGCGGCCGAGAACCTGGCGCGGCTGGGCGCGGGGCTGCGCGAGCGGCCGCTGCTCCGCGAGGCGCTGCGCGCGGGGCGGGTCCGGCTCCGGGCGGCGGAGACGATCCTGCCGGTCGCGGTGGGCGAGGCGGAGGCGGCGTGGGTCGAGCGCGCGGGCAGGGAGACGGTCCGGGCACTGGAGGCGGCGGTCCGCGCGGCCCGAGCGCTGGGCGACGGGGCGGGCGGTGCCGTCGGTGACGACGAGGACGAGGCGTGGGTCGAGCTGCGCACGCAGCTGCCGCCGGACGAGCGGCGGGTGCTGGACGAGGCGCTCGCGCTCGCCCGGGAGCTGGAGCCGGGGTCGAGCCGCATCGAGCAGCTCGAGGTGCTGGCCCAGGAGTACCTGGCGGAGCACCCGGGCGATCCGGACGGGGACGACTCCCGTCCGCTGGGTCCGGGGTTCCGGGCGCGAGGCCCCGAGTCGACGCGGCGGGGCGCCACGGCGAGCCTGGGGCCAGACGGGTGGGCGGAGCTTCCGGACGTCCCGGCGCTGCCGGCACCGGAGCTCTCGTTCCACGAGTCGCTCTCCGCGCAGGAGCTCGACGCGCGCCTGCGCGCGCTGGCGGAGTGCCGCGCGGGATGGGAGCGGATCATCGGGTTGTGTGGGTACGCGGTGAAGCGGAGCGGGATGCACCGGCTGTCCGGATATGGGAGCTTTCGGGAGTACGTGGAGGAGCGGCTGGGGCTGCCGGCGCGGGCGGTGGAGCAGCGCGTGGCGCTGGAGGCCCGGCTGGCGGCGGCGCCGGCGTTGGAGGAGGCGCGGCAGCGGGGCGTCTCCTACGAGAAGCTGCGGGTCTTGGCGCGGCTGCAGGAGTCCGACATCGCTCGATGGATTCCGCGGGCGCTCGAGGCGACCTGCGTCGCGCTCCGCCGCGAGGTGGAGGGCGAGCGCGAGGGGCAGCTGCGTGCGCGGGGGCAGCTGGTCGCGTCCCTGCCGCGCGGGGTGGCGGTGCTGCTCGCGGCGGCGATCGCCTCGGTCCGGGAGCGCCATGGGCCCGCGCTCTCCACCGGAACGTGCCTGGCGGTCATCGCCTTCCACTTCCTCGCGACCTGGGGGGACGCGCCGGGGGGCTCACGAACGCGCTCGCGGCGCATCCGCGAGCGCGACTCGGGCTGGTGCCAGGTGCCGGGCTGCAGCCGGCACGCGGCGCACGCGCACCACATCGACTTCCGCTCGCACGGCGGTAGCGACGCTTCCGAGAACCTGGTGGGCCTCTGCGCGTTCCACCACCTCCGCTGCATCCACGGCGGCCACCTCTCCGTCCAGGGGCGCGCGCCGGGGGGGCTGGTGTGGCTGCTGGGCGGCCAGGTCTGGACGGGACCGCACCGGCGCGGCGGCGACGCGACGGACCGCGCGGCGGCGGCGGCGTGCTGA
- a CDS encoding acyl-CoA dehydrogenase family protein, which produces MTESVHAGEEIRRSREVAEASREAEWRGAGFLRDLFLGRFRVGLIHPYPLPGEERPEFARWYRTFEQFLREHVDPVAIDETGEYPPHVMEGLRKLGAFGMKIPVEYGGLGFDQVEYGKVMALLGSWDANLTALLSAHQSIGVPQPLKLFGSDALKHKYLPRIAKGAVSAFALTEANVGSDPARLATTAERSPDGTHYVLNGAKLWCTNGTIAELLVVMARDPRTDAISAFVVETSWPGVEVTHRCRFMGLRAIANAALRFTDVKVPAENLIGKEGRGLKIALTTLNTGRLSLPAAVAGGVKNALALSRTWAAARVQWGQEIGKHEAITHKLADMASTAYAMEAVSDLAQSLADHEGYDIRLEAAAAKEWNTVQAWRLIDETMQIRGGRGYETERSLAGRGETPVGVERWMRDARINLIFEGSSEIMHLFMAREAVDKHLQIAGALIDPKVPVGKKLATLPKVGAFYATWYLGLWLRGLVAPRYGGFGRLARHLRFVERSSRKLAREIFHSMVVFRAAAERKQAFLFRLVDIANELFAMSASVARADALRREGRPEAAGAMRLADQFCLRSRRKVRALFGALWHNDDTVAYAVGREVLDGEHAWLEQGAMSLDLTVEALRPKVPSRAAPAPAPGPARPAVPAEADPV; this is translated from the coding sequence ATGACCGAGTCCGTTCACGCCGGCGAGGAGATCCGTCGTTCCCGCGAGGTGGCCGAGGCTTCCCGCGAGGCCGAGTGGCGCGGGGCCGGGTTCCTGCGCGACCTGTTCCTCGGCCGCTTCCGCGTCGGGCTCATCCACCCGTACCCGCTGCCCGGCGAGGAGCGGCCCGAGTTCGCCCGCTGGTACCGGACGTTCGAGCAGTTCCTGCGCGAGCACGTGGACCCGGTCGCCATCGACGAGACCGGCGAGTACCCGCCGCACGTGATGGAGGGCCTGCGCAAGCTCGGCGCCTTCGGGATGAAGATCCCGGTGGAGTACGGCGGCCTCGGCTTCGACCAGGTCGAGTACGGGAAGGTGATGGCGCTCCTCGGGAGCTGGGACGCCAACCTGACCGCGCTGCTGTCGGCGCACCAGTCGATCGGCGTCCCGCAGCCGCTGAAGCTGTTCGGCTCGGACGCCCTGAAGCACAAGTACCTGCCGCGCATCGCGAAGGGCGCCGTGAGCGCGTTCGCGCTCACCGAGGCCAACGTCGGCTCCGACCCGGCCCGCCTCGCCACCACCGCCGAGCGGTCGCCGGACGGCACGCACTACGTGCTGAACGGCGCGAAGCTCTGGTGCACCAACGGCACCATCGCCGAGCTGCTGGTGGTGATGGCGCGCGATCCGCGGACCGACGCCATCAGCGCGTTCGTGGTGGAGACGTCCTGGCCCGGCGTGGAGGTGACGCACCGCTGCCGCTTCATGGGCCTGCGCGCCATCGCGAACGCCGCGCTGCGCTTCACCGACGTGAAGGTCCCCGCCGAGAACCTCATCGGCAAGGAGGGGCGCGGGCTCAAGATCGCGCTCACCACGCTCAACACCGGCCGGCTCTCGCTCCCCGCCGCGGTCGCCGGCGGCGTGAAGAACGCGCTCGCGCTGTCGCGCACCTGGGCCGCCGCGCGCGTGCAGTGGGGCCAGGAGATCGGCAAGCACGAGGCCATCACGCACAAGCTCGCCGACATGGCGTCCACCGCGTACGCGATGGAGGCCGTCTCCGACCTGGCGCAGTCGCTCGCCGATCACGAGGGCTACGACATCCGGCTCGAGGCCGCGGCCGCCAAGGAGTGGAACACCGTCCAGGCGTGGCGGCTCATCGACGAGACCATGCAGATCCGCGGCGGCCGCGGCTACGAGACGGAGCGCTCGCTGGCCGGGCGCGGCGAGACGCCGGTCGGCGTGGAGCGCTGGATGCGCGACGCGCGGATCAACCTGATCTTCGAGGGCTCCTCGGAGATCATGCACCTGTTCATGGCCCGCGAGGCGGTGGACAAGCACCTGCAGATCGCCGGCGCGCTCATCGATCCGAAGGTGCCGGTCGGGAAGAAGCTCGCCACGCTGCCGAAGGTCGGCGCGTTCTACGCCACCTGGTACCTCGGCCTGTGGCTGCGCGGCCTGGTCGCCCCGCGCTACGGCGGCTTCGGCCGGCTCGCGCGCCACCTGCGCTTCGTGGAGCGCTCGAGCCGCAAGCTCGCGCGCGAGATCTTCCACTCGATGGTGGTGTTCCGCGCCGCCGCCGAGCGCAAGCAGGCGTTCCTGTTCCGCCTCGTGGACATCGCGAACGAGCTGTTCGCCATGTCCGCGAGCGTCGCCCGCGCCGACGCGCTCCGGCGCGAGGGCCGCCCCGAGGCCGCCGGCGCGATGCGGCTCGCCGATCAGTTCTGCCTGCGGAGCCGCCGCAAGGTGCGCGCGCTGTTCGGCGCGCTCTGGCACAACGACGACACCGTCGCGTACGCCGTCGGCCGCGAGGTGCTGGATGGTGAGCACGCGTGGCTGGAGCAGGGCGCCATGAGCCTCGACCTCACGGTCGAGGCGCTGCGGCCCAAGGTCCCCTCCCGCGCCGCGCCCGCGCCGGCCCCTGGTCCCGCGCGCCCGGCGGTGCCGGCGGAGGCGGACCCGGTCTGA